One Pleurocapsa sp. PCC 7327 DNA segment encodes these proteins:
- a CDS encoding sensor histidine kinase KdpD, with product MNEIEALKEELKQTKLAYLMATQLGQFKSGFLARTAHELRSPLSSLIGLHQIILSNLCDNPQEERDFLAQSYQSAQQFLKLLDELIEVSKIDCGAIELEIQPVYLTQVFLELHQFTYLQAKNRRLDLEIVSPPPNLRVMADYQRLVQILVNLVDTSISYLKEGRIRVVAIAERASTEKLAGCVDLDCPVNIWCEPIDLFQSTSETPSMPQPNLEETSFLAQNLQMSSGMKLWVAQTLLEAMGGKLEVLEISSSQATAQKITRLRCRLPIVLE from the coding sequence ATGAATGAGATAGAGGCGCTCAAAGAAGAATTAAAGCAAACTAAGTTAGCTTATCTCATGGCAACCCAGCTCGGTCAATTTAAAAGTGGTTTTTTGGCGAGAACGGCGCACGAGTTGCGATCGCCTCTAAGCAGTTTGATTGGTTTGCATCAGATAATTTTGTCTAATTTGTGCGATAATCCTCAAGAAGAGAGAGATTTTCTCGCGCAGTCCTATCAATCTGCCCAACAATTTCTCAAACTTCTCGACGAACTGATCGAAGTTTCTAAGATAGACTGTGGCGCGATCGAGCTAGAAATTCAACCCGTTTACTTAACTCAAGTCTTTTTAGAGTTACATCAGTTCACCTACTTACAAGCTAAGAATCGCAGACTCGATCTAGAAATTGTCTCGCCGCCGCCAAATCTTCGCGTAATGGCAGACTACCAGCGCCTTGTACAAATACTTGTTAATCTCGTAGATACCAGCATTAGCTACCTCAAAGAAGGTAGGATTCGAGTTGTAGCGATTGCCGAACGCGCGTCCACAGAAAAACTTGCAGGTTGTGTCGATCTCGATTGTCCCGTCAATATTTGGTGCGAACCAATCGATTTATTCCAATCTACATCAGAAACCCCATCGATGCCACAACCTAATTTGGAAGAAACTAGCTTCTTGGCTCAAAATCTTCAAATGTCCTCAGGAATGAAATTGTGGGTTGCTCAAACCTTATTAGAGGCAATGGGAGGAAAGTTAGAGGTTTTAGAGATATCTTCTTCACAAGCAACTGCTCAAAAGATTACACGGTTACGGTGTCGGCTTCCCATAGTTCTGGAATAG
- the fusA gene encoding elongation factor G yields MARSIPLERVRNIGIAAHIDAGKTTTTERILFYTGVAHKLGEVHEGTAITDWMEQERERGITITAAAISTSWKDHRVNIIDTPGHVDFTIEVERSMRVLDGVIAVFCSVGGVQPQSETVWRQADRYQVPRIAFVNKMDRTGANFFKVYEQMRDRLRANAVPIQIPIGAESDFQGIVDLVQMNARIYKDDLGKNYEDTEIPENMKELAEEYRTKLIEAVAETDEALIEKYLEGEELTVEEIKRGLRQGTIAGSIVPMLCGSAFKNKGVQLLLDAVVDYLPSPTEVAAIKGVLPDGTEAVRKADDNEPFSALAFKIAADPFGRLTFLRVYSGVLQKGSYVYNSTKQQKERISRLVVLKSNERIEVEELRAGDLGAAIGLKNTTTGDTLCDEANPIILESLFIPEPVISVAVEPKTKQDMDKLSKALQALADEDPTFRVSVDRETNQTIIAGMGELHLEILVDRMLREYKVEANVGQPQVAYRETIRKPAKAEGKYIKQSGGKGQYGHAVIEVEPGEPASGFEFVSKIVGGAIPKEYIPAVENGVREACESGIVAGYPLIDIKVTLVDGSYHEVDSNEMAFKIAGSMAIRDAVMKSSPVILEPMMKVEVEVPEDFLGDVMGDLNSRRGNIEGMNSEAGLAKVTAKVPLAEMFGYATDIRSKTQGRGIFSMEFSHYEEVPRNVAETIIAKNKGNA; encoded by the coding sequence GTGGCACGTAGCATCCCGCTGGAGAGAGTGCGCAATATAGGTATCGCAGCGCATATAGATGCGGGCAAGACAACAACAACTGAACGAATTCTCTTTTATACGGGAGTCGCTCATAAATTGGGCGAAGTCCACGAAGGGACTGCTATTACTGACTGGATGGAGCAGGAACGGGAGCGCGGCATCACCATCACTGCTGCCGCCATCAGTACGAGCTGGAAAGACCACCGGGTTAATATTATCGATACGCCCGGTCACGTGGACTTTACTATCGAAGTCGAACGCTCCATGCGAGTGTTAGACGGTGTAATTGCCGTATTCTGTTCGGTGGGAGGTGTCCAGCCCCAATCTGAAACTGTATGGCGGCAAGCAGACCGCTATCAAGTGCCTCGGATTGCATTCGTCAACAAAATGGATCGCACCGGAGCGAACTTCTTTAAAGTATACGAGCAGATGCGCGATCGCCTGAGAGCGAACGCCGTCCCCATTCAAATTCCCATCGGCGCAGAAAGCGATTTCCAGGGAATTGTCGATCTCGTGCAGATGAATGCCAGAATCTACAAAGACGACCTCGGTAAGAACTATGAAGATACCGAGATCCCTGAAAATATGAAAGAGCTGGCAGAAGAATATCGCACTAAGCTGATCGAAGCGGTAGCAGAAACCGACGAAGCGCTGATTGAAAAGTATTTAGAAGGCGAAGAACTAACCGTCGAAGAAATCAAGAGAGGGTTGCGCCAAGGGACGATTGCCGGCTCGATCGTACCGATGTTATGCGGTTCCGCCTTTAAGAACAAAGGCGTTCAGTTGCTACTCGACGCAGTAGTCGATTATCTGCCATCTCCCACAGAAGTTGCTGCTATTAAGGGCGTTCTGCCAGATGGAACCGAAGCAGTCAGAAAGGCTGACGATAACGAACCTTTCTCGGCACTGGCTTTCAAGATAGCTGCTGACCCCTTCGGACGTTTAACCTTCTTGCGAGTATATTCTGGAGTCTTGCAAAAAGGCAGTTACGTCTACAACTCCACCAAACAACAAAAAGAGCGAATTTCTCGCCTAGTCGTCCTCAAATCCAACGAGCGGATTGAAGTTGAAGAACTGCGCGCGGGCGATCTCGGTGCGGCTATTGGTTTGAAGAACACAACCACGGGAGATACCCTCTGCGACGAGGCAAATCCCATCATTTTAGAATCGCTCTTTATTCCCGAACCCGTTATCTCGGTAGCAGTAGAGCCAAAAACCAAGCAAGACATGGATAAGCTCTCTAAGGCTCTTCAGGCGCTAGCTGACGAAGATCCGACTTTCCGCGTCAGCGTCGATCGAGAGACAAACCAAACCATCATTGCTGGAATGGGCGAGTTGCACTTAGAGATTCTCGTTGACAGAATGCTGCGGGAGTATAAAGTAGAAGCGAATGTGGGTCAACCTCAAGTGGCTTACCGCGAGACTATCCGCAAGCCTGCCAAAGCCGAAGGTAAATACATCAAGCAGAGCGGCGGTAAAGGTCAATACGGTCACGCTGTAATCGAAGTCGAACCAGGCGAACCGGCGAGCGGATTCGAGTTTGTCTCCAAGATCGTTGGGGGGGCAATCCCCAAAGAATACATACCAGCCGTTGAGAACGGAGTCAGAGAAGCTTGTGAATCGGGAATTGTTGCTGGCTATCCTCTAATTGACATTAAAGTTACTTTAGTAGATGGCTCCTATCACGAAGTTGACTCTAATGAAATGGCATTTAAGATTGCAGGTTCGATGGCAATTCGAGATGCAGTCATGAAATCATCTCCAGTAATTTTAGAGCCGATGATGAAGGTCGAGGTAGAAGTACCAGAAGACTTTTTAGGAGATGTTATGGGCGATCTCAACTCTCGTCGCGGCAACATTGAAGGTATGAACTCCGAAGCTGGCTTAGCCAAGGTTACTGCTAAAGTTCCTCTGGCAGAAATGTTTGGCTACGCGACCGATATCCGGTCAAAAACTCAAGGTCGAGGTATCTTCTCAATGGAGTTCAGTCATTACGAAGAAGTACCTCGCAACGTCGCTGAGACGATTATTGCGAAAAACAAAGGGAACGCCTAA
- a CDS encoding cupin domain-containing protein, which yields MVQSKEVSLLTSVTQTGVAATEIRPWGSFTTLEEGIGYKIKRIEVNPGHRLSLQMHHHRSEHWIVVSGTARVICGDKEEILGANQSTYVPQCTPHRLENPGVIKLILIEVQNGEYLGEDDIIRFQDDYARK from the coding sequence ATGGTTCAGTCCAAAGAAGTTTCTCTGCTCACCTCCGTAACGCAAACGGGAGTAGCAGCGACCGAAATCCGTCCCTGGGGATCTTTTACGACCCTCGAAGAAGGAATTGGCTATAAGATTAAACGTATTGAAGTCAATCCGGGACATCGCTTAAGCTTACAGATGCATCATCACCGTAGCGAACACTGGATCGTTGTCTCCGGTACGGCTAGGGTAATTTGTGGAGATAAAGAAGAAATTTTAGGCGCCAATCAATCTACCTACGTCCCTCAATGTACTCCACACCGTCTGGAGAATCCAGGCGTAATTAAGCTAATTCTCATCGAAGTTCAAAACGGAGAATACTTGGGAGAAGACGACATCATTCGCTTCCAAGATGACTATGCTCGCAAGTAG
- a CDS encoding L-threonylcarbamoyladenylate synthase, producing the protein MPKVSQVELVREALAGRVVSFPTDTVPALAALPENAALIFAAKRRSQDKPLILMGASEEDLWPYVMGTPEEFAIWQQVVDRYWPGALTLVLPASERVPTAMNPTDPTTIGIRVPDSRIARAILAQTGPLATTSANFSGEPPLETMSAIENAFPDVLTLDCAELNDKKQGSGLPSTVAKWTRKEWKILRRGSVQILNIEL; encoded by the coding sequence ATGCCCAAAGTTTCTCAAGTCGAACTGGTTCGAGAAGCGCTTGCGGGTCGAGTCGTCAGTTTTCCTACCGATACCGTACCCGCTCTCGCTGCGCTGCCAGAAAATGCGGCGCTGATTTTTGCTGCAAAAAGGCGCTCTCAAGATAAGCCGTTAATCCTGATGGGGGCTTCTGAGGAGGATTTATGGCCTTATGTAATGGGGACGCCTGAAGAATTCGCGATTTGGCAACAAGTCGTCGATCGCTATTGGCCGGGAGCATTAACATTAGTCTTGCCTGCTTCCGAGCGCGTCCCCACGGCAATGAATCCCACCGATCCAACAACGATTGGCATCCGCGTTCCCGATAGCAGGATCGCTCGCGCCATTCTAGCCCAAACCGGACCGCTAGCAACGACCAGCGCTAATTTTTCAGGAGAGCCGCCTTTAGAAACGATGAGTGCCATAGAAAATGCTTTTCCTGACGTTTTAACCCTCGATTGTGCCGAGTTAAACGACAAAAAACAGGGAAGCGGTCTTCCGTCTACAGTGGCAAAATGGACAAGAAAAGAGTGGAAAATTTTACGTCGGGGAAGCGTACAAATTCTAAATATAGAATTGTGA
- the rpsG gene encoding 30S ribosomal protein S7, with the protein MSRRSSHKRRTIPPDPVYNSRLVNMTIRRVMKSGKKSLASSIVYDALKTIGERTSSDPIELFEKAIKNLTPLVEVKARRVGGATYQVPMEVRPERGTTLALRWLINYSRNRGGKTMASKLANEIMDAANETGGAIKKREETHRMAEANKAFAHYRY; encoded by the coding sequence ATGTCTCGTCGATCTAGTCACAAAAGACGCACCATCCCCCCCGATCCCGTATACAATAGCCGTCTTGTTAATATGACAATTCGGCGCGTCATGAAAAGCGGTAAAAAATCGCTGGCTTCTAGCATCGTATACGATGCCCTAAAAACAATAGGAGAACGAACGAGTAGCGATCCCATAGAATTATTTGAGAAAGCGATTAAAAATCTAACTCCGCTAGTGGAAGTCAAGGCGCGTCGCGTTGGAGGTGCAACCTATCAAGTCCCAATGGAAGTGCGTCCGGAACGGGGAACAACCCTAGCCTTGCGCTGGCTGATTAATTATTCTCGCAACAGAGGCGGTAAGACGATGGCAAGCAAACTTGCCAATGAAATTATGGATGCCGCCAACGAAACCGGGGGAGCTATTAAAAAACGAGAAGAAACTCATCGGATGGCTGAGGCAAATAAAGCATTTGCTCATTACAGATACTAA
- the rpsJ gene encoding 30S ribosomal protein S10, producing the protein MATLQQQKIRIRLKAFDRRLLDTSCEKIVDTANRTNATAIGPIPLPTKRRIYCVLRSPHVDKDSREHFETRTHRRIIDIYQPSSKTIDALMKLDLPAGVDIEVKL; encoded by the coding sequence ATGGCAACCCTTCAACAACAAAAAATTCGCATTCGTTTGAAAGCTTTTGACCGTCGCCTGCTCGATACCTCCTGTGAAAAGATAGTAGACACGGCAAATAGAACCAACGCTACAGCAATCGGTCCAATTCCTTTGCCAACCAAGCGCAGAATCTATTGCGTCCTGCGATCGCCTCATGTTGATAAAGACTCGCGCGAACACTTTGAAACTCGTACTCATCGTCGAATCATTGATATTTATCAGCCTTCTTCAAAAACGATCGATGCTTTGATGAAGCTAGATTTGCCCGCGGGAGTTGATATTGAAGTGAAATTGTAA
- the rpsL gene encoding 30S ribosomal protein S12 yields MPTIQQLIRSERAKFNKKTKSPALKQCPQRRGVCTRVFTTTPKKPNSALRKVARVRLTSGFEVTAYIPGIGHNLQEHSVVLIRGGRVKDLPGVRYHIIRGTLDATGVKDRKQGRSKYGTKRPKSA; encoded by the coding sequence ATGCCCACTATTCAGCAGCTTATTCGCAGCGAACGAGCTAAATTTAACAAAAAAACCAAATCTCCGGCGCTCAAGCAATGCCCGCAGCGTCGAGGCGTTTGTACCAGAGTATTCACGACCACGCCGAAAAAACCCAACTCCGCTTTGAGAAAAGTAGCAAGGGTTCGCTTGACTTCAGGGTTTGAAGTAACAGCATATATTCCCGGCATCGGTCATAATTTACAAGAACATTCCGTAGTTCTCATTCGCGGCGGTCGCGTTAAAGACTTGCCCGGTGTCAGATATCATATCATTCGCGGAACTTTGGATGCGACAGGGGTTAAAGATCGCAAGCAAGGTCGTTCAAAATACGGAACTAAGCGTCCAAAATCTGCTTAG
- the tuf gene encoding elongation factor Tu: MARAKFERTKPHVNIGTIGHVDHGKTTLTAAITMTLAAQGKAKARKYDEIDAAPEEKARGITINTAHVEYETENRHYAHVDCPGHADYVKNMITGAAQMDGAILVVSAADGPMPQTREHILLARQVGVPNLVVFLNKKDMVDDEELLELVELEVRELLSQYGFNGDEIPIVAGSALQALEAMVANPKIQKGENEWVDQIYKLMEAVDNYIPTPEREVDKPFLMAVEDVFSISGRGTVATGRIERGRIKVGETVELVGIKDTRSTTVTGVEMFQKTLDEGIAGDNVGLLLRGLKKEEVERGMVLAKPGSITPHTQFEGEVYVLTKEEGGRHTPFFKNYRPQFYVRTTDVTGTIKDYTADDGSAVEMVMPGDRIKMTVELINPIAIEQGMRFAIREGGRTIGAGVVSKILK, encoded by the coding sequence ATGGCACGCGCAAAATTTGAACGAACTAAACCCCACGTAAACATTGGTACTATCGGTCACGTAGACCACGGTAAGACGACCTTAACGGCAGCAATTACAATGACTTTAGCTGCACAGGGTAAGGCAAAAGCCAGAAAATACGACGAAATTGATGCGGCTCCCGAAGAAAAAGCTCGGGGCATCACGATCAATACCGCTCACGTGGAGTACGAAACCGAAAATCGTCACTACGCTCACGTAGATTGCCCCGGACATGCTGACTATGTGAAGAACATGATCACGGGAGCCGCTCAGATGGATGGTGCTATTCTAGTCGTGTCTGCGGCTGATGGTCCTATGCCCCAAACTCGCGAGCACATCCTCCTGGCAAGACAGGTAGGCGTACCTAACCTCGTTGTTTTCCTAAACAAGAAAGATATGGTCGATGACGAGGAACTGTTGGAACTCGTCGAGCTTGAGGTAAGAGAGCTTCTGAGCCAATATGGTTTTAATGGGGATGAAATTCCAATCGTAGCTGGCTCTGCCCTCCAGGCACTCGAAGCCATGGTTGCTAATCCCAAAATTCAGAAAGGGGAAAATGAGTGGGTTGACCAAATCTATAAACTCATGGAAGCGGTAGACAATTATATTCCCACGCCAGAACGCGAAGTCGATAAACCCTTCTTGATGGCAGTAGAAGATGTGTTCTCAATCTCTGGTCGCGGTACCGTAGCAACCGGAAGAATCGAGCGCGGCAGAATTAAGGTCGGTGAAACCGTTGAATTAGTGGGAATTAAGGATACTCGCAGCACTACGGTGACTGGGGTAGAAATGTTCCAGAAAACTCTCGATGAAGGTATAGCTGGAGACAACGTTGGTCTGCTACTTCGCGGTCTTAAGAAAGAAGAAGTCGAACGGGGAATGGTACTCGCCAAACCAGGTTCGATCACCCCTCACACGCAATTTGAGGGAGAGGTTTACGTTCTGACTAAGGAAGAAGGCGGTCGTCACACCCCGTTCTTCAAGAACTATCGCCCTCAGTTCTATGTGCGTACGACCGACGTAACCGGAACGATTAAAGACTACACCGCAGACGATGGCAGCGCAGTAGAAATGGTCATGCCTGGCGATCGCATCAAAATGACGGTCGAACTGATTAACCCGATCGCGATCGAACAAGGAATGCGTTTCGCCATTCGCGAAGGCGGACGCACCATCGGCGCTGGAGTCGTATCGAAAATCCTTAAGTAG
- a CDS encoding DUF3747 domain-containing protein has product MKLTLPIRLATLATLALTSIFPLDSAKSAVSFDERVMDQSQVIAVARPYGNNKYDLLVIEQIPGKKQCWSESGANPVVVEPLLLKFDFTGHCRRATDSNGYSIRIDGRDYGLNYLLSVVPRNSELFLVGTPRTGGSEIVVARTRGLSQGFLKFVLEPGWQFSKRAFDGKELGHFYFSGNGEAIVAAGGSLPPNHTPAPAIAFTDIGNDIYKAEIEQAVAKGFIAGFKEDSTFRPEVALTREQLVSMIVDALKTVPETKVSVADRISENPYTDVDGSRWSAAKIQWAKKNQIVSGYPDGTFKPTKEVTRAELVAVLQKAAKYAQTQRGSSAQLPAKETPKTFSDTAGHWAETLVSQMSAYCQVASPVNEKGTAFAPNAPAFRNYAAAATLRMLNCVNSNPQQPTN; this is encoded by the coding sequence ATGAAATTGACGCTTCCAATTCGTTTAGCAACTTTAGCAACCCTCGCATTAACAAGTATCTTTCCTTTGGATTCCGCTAAATCGGCAGTCTCCTTCGACGAACGAGTTATGGACCAAAGTCAAGTGATTGCCGTTGCCAGACCCTATGGCAACAATAAATACGACTTGCTCGTGATCGAGCAAATTCCAGGCAAAAAACAGTGCTGGAGCGAAAGCGGTGCCAATCCAGTCGTAGTAGAACCCCTATTGTTAAAATTTGACTTTACCGGGCATTGTCGGCGCGCTACCGATAGTAACGGCTATTCCATTCGGATTGACGGTCGAGACTACGGCTTGAATTATCTCTTGAGCGTCGTTCCTCGCAATAGCGAACTTTTCTTAGTCGGAACGCCTAGAACGGGCGGATCAGAAATTGTCGTCGCTAGAACGAGGGGTCTGAGTCAGGGATTTCTTAAGTTCGTTCTCGAACCGGGCTGGCAATTTTCAAAAAGAGCCTTTGATGGCAAAGAACTCGGTCACTTCTATTTCAGCGGCAATGGAGAAGCAATTGTAGCGGCTGGCGGTTCTTTACCTCCCAATCATACTCCCGCCCCAGCGATCGCTTTCACAGACATCGGCAACGACATCTACAAAGCTGAGATCGAACAAGCAGTAGCCAAAGGATTTATCGCTGGTTTTAAGGAAGATAGTACTTTCCGTCCCGAAGTTGCCCTTACCAGAGAGCAATTGGTTTCGATGATTGTCGATGCTCTCAAAACCGTACCCGAAACCAAGGTGAGCGTTGCCGACCGAATTTCTGAGAACCCTTATACTGATGTAGATGGTTCGCGCTGGAGTGCTGCCAAGATTCAATGGGCAAAGAAAAATCAGATCGTTAGCGGCTATCCCGACGGGACGTTTAAACCGACTAAAGAAGTGACTAGAGCCGAGTTAGTAGCCGTGTTGCAGAAGGCAGCAAAATATGCCCAAACTCAGCGCGGTTCGTCAGCACAATTGCCAGCTAAGGAGACGCCAAAAACTTTCTCCGATACAGCCGGACACTGGGCTGAAACCTTGGTCAGCCAAATGTCAGCTTATTGCCAAGTTGCTTCTCCAGTTAACGAAAAGGGCACTGCCTTTGCTCCTAACGCTCCCGCCTTTCGTAACTACGCAGCAGCAGCCACTTTGCGAATGCTTAACTGTGTCAATTCAAATCCCCAGCAACCGACCAACTGA
- a CDS encoding iron-sulfur cluster assembly accessory protein, producing MIHLTQAAANEIRRLQASRQKIGSYFRLGVQTGGCSGLYYILDFCDTPHSGDRTYESQSISILVDEKSDSYLKDLKLDFAEDLMGGSFRFQNPNAASTCGCALSFSCAV from the coding sequence ATGATCCATCTCACTCAAGCTGCTGCCAATGAAATCAGGCGCTTGCAAGCAAGTCGTCAAAAAATTGGCAGCTACTTTCGTCTAGGCGTGCAAACGGGCGGATGTTCCGGCTTATACTATATACTAGACTTCTGCGACACGCCCCATAGCGGCGATCGCACCTACGAAAGTCAAAGCATCTCTATCCTAGTCGATGAGAAAAGCGATTCCTACCTCAAAGATCTCAAGCTAGACTTCGCCGAAGACTTGATGGGAGGTAGCTTTCGCTTTCAAAATCCCAATGCAGCTTCGACTTGCGGTTGTGCTTTGTCCTTCTCTTGCGCTGTCTAG
- a CDS encoding glycosyltransferase family 4 protein: MLKVALLHFCFEDYTVELANGLCQYVDLTLIHPEKISASCKNVLDSRIAFRSFKKPRIRDPRNVLAMREMMRIVRQVQPDVLHLQETNDPWFDLTLLYHRVPPLVTTIHDVVRHPGDRDRVPGSDYTRQIVINRSQQFIVHADSLKKALSERFPKSKRRINVLPHGELGSLYQRRVGKIHFPREPYTLLFFGRIWPYKGLSYLLKAMPLIVDKIPEVKLIIAGRGENLRQYFPNGWDERHYQIINDFIPIEEVIALFQSSTVVVLPYVEASQSGVAALAYGMGTPIIASDVGGIGEVVRHERDGLLVPPRDVPALADAIVRLLSDRQLQAQMQAAALARCQEDLNWSTIAAQTVEIYRQALASNR, from the coding sequence ATGCTGAAAGTTGCTCTGCTGCATTTTTGTTTTGAGGATTACACGGTTGAATTAGCCAATGGGTTGTGCCAGTATGTCGATCTAACCCTAATTCACCCGGAGAAAATCTCAGCAAGCTGTAAAAACGTTCTCGATTCGAGGATCGCCTTTCGTAGCTTTAAAAAACCTCGCATCCGCGATCCGCGTAATGTTTTGGCAATGAGGGAGATGATGCGGATCGTTCGCCAAGTACAGCCCGATGTTTTGCATCTACAGGAAACGAACGATCCCTGGTTCGATCTAACGCTTTTGTACCATCGAGTGCCGCCATTGGTGACGACTATTCATGATGTCGTGCGACACCCTGGCGATCGCGATCGCGTACCGGGTTCGGATTATACTCGCCAAATCGTTATTAATCGCTCCCAACAGTTTATCGTTCATGCCGATTCTCTTAAGAAAGCCTTAAGCGAACGATTTCCCAAGTCCAAGCGGCGAATTAACGTGTTGCCCCATGGAGAACTAGGTAGCCTTTATCAGCGACGTGTCGGTAAGATACACTTCCCCCGCGAGCCATATACGCTACTGTTTTTCGGAAGGATTTGGCCTTACAAAGGTTTATCTTATCTACTCAAGGCAATGCCTCTAATCGTCGATAAAATTCCCGAAGTTAAGTTGATTATCGCGGGACGGGGCGAAAATCTCAGACAATATTTTCCCAACGGCTGGGACGAGCGACACTATCAAATTATCAATGATTTCATTCCCATTGAAGAGGTCATAGCTTTGTTTCAAAGCAGCACCGTTGTTGTTTTACCCTACGTTGAAGCCTCTCAAAGCGGGGTTGCTGCTCTAGCTTACGGTATGGGAACGCCAATTATTGCCTCTGATGTGGGAGGAATCGGCGAGGTAGTTCGACACGAACGAGACGGACTGCTCGTACCGCCTCGCGACGTTCCCGCTCTAGCCGACGCGATCGTTCGCCTATTGAGCGATCGCCAACTGCAAGCGCAAATGCAAGCAGCAGCCTTGGCTCGCTGTCAGGAAGATTTGAATTGGTCAACCATCGCCGCTCAAACGGTTGAGATTTATCGCCAAGCGCTAGCGTCAAACCGTTGA
- a CDS encoding GNAT family N-acetyltransferase, whose product MDCRHIRFCAQRSAIDLYQLQELFNLAAFWARERKIEDLEIAINNSNPVVTVWDANRTIGFARATSDGIYRATIWDVVIHPDYRGLGLGRKLVETVLSHPLLNRVEKVYLMTTHQQSFYERIGFQENRTTTMVLHNFPSASPLPIPELWEADTVTV is encoded by the coding sequence ATGGATTGCCGCCACATTCGATTTTGCGCTCAAAGATCGGCGATCGATCTTTATCAGTTACAAGAATTATTTAACCTAGCCGCATTTTGGGCGCGCGAGCGAAAAATAGAAGATCTAGAAATTGCAATTAACAATAGCAATCCAGTTGTCACCGTTTGGGATGCAAATCGCACCATCGGTTTTGCCAGAGCTACATCCGATGGCATCTATCGCGCTACGATTTGGGATGTCGTCATTCACCCAGATTATCGGGGACTAGGATTGGGACGCAAGCTGGTAGAGACCGTATTAAGTCATCCTTTGCTTAATCGCGTTGAGAAAGTTTATTTGATGACCACTCATCAACAAAGCTTCTACGAACGGATAGGCTTTCAGGAAAATAGGACAACCACTATGGTGTTACACAACTTTCCAAGCGCTAGTCCCCTACCTATTCCAGAACTATGGGAAGCCGACACCGTAACCGTGTAA
- a CDS encoding glycosyltransferase family 4 protein: MDSLKYQVVMMGSNLNQKGGIASVEKLILNYSLPEFEIRHITTHDEGSTFYRVRVFIKALLALILLLSKKDIDLLHVHFSERGSVLRKTIVIFVASWFKNPILMHAHGAEFHSFFSTLPKWIQQLIRLAFRQCKGLIALSKTDRELYIRSLQLPRDRVFVLPNPVELPSQVPERVNRSSVNLVFLGRVGQRKGAFDLIEAFANLPDLQQQKAKLILAGDGDLERGYRLVEKFSLAERVVLLGWISPEQRNALMSEADIFVLPSYHEALPMAILEAMGWGLPIIATPVGGIAELVVCGENGLLVTPGNIQQLSNAMKLAIEDEPLRLALGKTARTMAARFDIKNYWHSLEQLYRLIATPRLQQAYVSK, encoded by the coding sequence ATGGACTCATTAAAATATCAAGTAGTCATGATGGGGTCTAACCTCAACCAAAAAGGTGGCATTGCTTCTGTCGAAAAACTAATCTTAAACTATAGTCTTCCCGAATTTGAGATTCGGCATATTACAACTCATGATGAAGGGTCAACCTTTTATCGCGTTCGAGTCTTTATCAAAGCTTTGCTCGCTTTAATATTGCTCCTATCAAAAAAAGACATAGATTTACTGCATGTCCATTTTTCAGAACGCGGTAGCGTCCTCCGAAAAACGATTGTTATTTTTGTTGCCTCGTGGTTTAAGAACCCGATCTTAATGCATGCCCACGGAGCTGAATTCCATTCATTTTTCTCGACTCTTCCTAAATGGATTCAGCAATTAATCAGATTGGCATTTCGTCAATGTAAAGGATTAATTGCTTTATCTAAAACCGATCGCGAACTATATATTCGCAGTCTTCAGTTACCGCGCGATCGCGTTTTTGTCCTTCCCAATCCCGTCGAGTTACCCTCTCAAGTTCCAGAACGAGTCAATCGCTCATCCGTCAATCTTGTCTTTTTGGGACGAGTAGGTCAGCGCAAAGGAGCTTTCGATTTAATCGAAGCCTTTGCCAATTTACCGGATCTCCAGCAGCAAAAAGCCAAATTGATTTTGGCAGGCGATGGAGACTTAGAGAGAGGATATAGGTTAGTCGAGAAGTTCAGCCTTGCCGAGAGAGTTGTTTTGTTGGGCTGGATTTCTCCAGAGCAACGCAATGCGCTTATGAGCGAAGCGGATATTTTTGTTTTACCTTCATATCATGAAGCCTTACCGATGGCAATCCTAGAAGCGATGGGTTGGGGTTTACCGATTATAGCCACGCCTGTAGGAGGAATTGCCGAGCTAGTTGTCTGTGGCGAGAATGGTCTGCTAGTAACGCCGGGAAATATCCAGCAGCTTTCTAATGCCATGAAATTGGCGATCGAAGACGAACCGCTGCGACTGGCTTTAGGAAAAACCGCCAGAACTATGGCGGCTAGGTTTGATATCAAAAATTACTGGCACAGTTTGGAGCAGCTTTATCGTCTAATCGCGACACCTCGCTTGCAACAAGCCTATGTCAGTAAATAA